Within Streptomyces sp. NBC_00704, the genomic segment TTACGATGGAGGCGTGCTGAACGTGACCCGTGCCGACGCCGTAGCCGCCGTGCGCAACCCCCTCTCCTTCATCGCCGCACGCTGGACCCCGGCCCCCCGGACGGTCCGGCGCGCGGCCCTGTTCGCGCTCGTGATGTCGGTGGTCATCGTGGTCACCGGCGGCGCGGTCCGCCTGACGGGTTCCGGCCTGGGCTGCCCGACCTGGCCCAAGTGCACCGACGACTCGCTCACCGCGACGAGCGCGATGGGCTTCCACGGCGCCGTCGAGTTCGGCAACCGCATGCTGACGTACGTGCTGTGCGCGGCCGTCGGCTGGGCGATCATCGCCGCGCGCTCGCAGAAGCCGTACCGCCGCAGCCTGACCCGGCTGGGCTGGGCGCAGTTCTGGCTGGTGATGAGCAACGCCGTGCTCGGCGGGATCGTCGTGCTCGTCGGCCTGAACCCCTACACGGTCGCGGCGCACTTCCTGGCCGCCTCGGCGTTGATCGCGGTCGCCACGGTGATGTGGCGGCGGTCCTCGGAGGGCGACGCGGAGCCCCGGGCGCTGGTCGGCCGGCCCGTGCGCCAGCTGGTCTGGTTCCTGGTGCTGGCCGCGGGGCTGCTGATCGCCGTCGGCACGGTGGTCACCGGCGCGGGCCCGCACGCCGGCGACTCCAGCGAGGTCGCCCGGATGCCGCTGGACTGGGAGACGGTGGCCAAGCTGCACGCCGTTCTCGCCTGGATCGTGGTGACGCTGACGTTCGCCCTGTGGTTCATCCTCAAGGCGGTCGACGCGCCGAAGAGCCCGCTGGACCGCACCCGGGACCTGTTCCTGGTGCTGCTCTCCCAGGGCGTCATCGGCTACGTCCAGTACTTCACCGACCTGCCCGAGATCCTCGTCGGACTGCACATGCTCGGATCGTGCCTGGTGTGGATCGCGGTCCTGCGCGTGCCGCTGGCGCTGCGCGAACGGTCCGCGACGCCGGTCGACCTGCCGGGCCCGTCGGCACAGGCCACGGTCGGCACCCGCGCCTGATCCACTGCGCGAGGGACCCGCGGGGGCCCCGCGGGCACAGGCCGCGCCGGCCCCGCTCACGCATACGCGGTGACCCGTTCCCCCCTCAGCCCAGCCGGTACACCCGGTGGGCGTTGCCCGCCGCGATCAGGCCGGCGACCCGTTGCGCGTCGCCCGGCGACCACGCGCCCTCCGCGACCCAGGCCCCCAGCACCCGGGCCAGGGCCTCGCGGAACAGCATCGCCCCGACCACGTGCAGCTCGGGCAGGCCGTGGGCTCCGCTGGAGAAGAGGATCTTGCCGAACGGGGCGAGTTCCAGGATCTCCGCGAGGACCGTCGCCGCGCGGGCGCCGGTGCGCACGAGCGCCGCGCCGGAGTCGGCGTAGACGTGCGGGAAGACCCCGGCGAGGTGGGCGGCGTGGCGGTGGTAGGGGTAGCCGTGCAGCAGGACGAGGTCGGTGCCGAGCCCGGCGGTCGCCCGGACGAAGTCCGTGAGCAGGGCGGGGTCGGTGCGGTCGATGCGCGCTCCGGGCGCCCCGAGTCCGGCGTGCAGTTGCAGGGGCAGCTCCGAGGCGACGGCCATCCACAGCAGGTGGCGCAGCAGCACCGGGTCGCTCAGCTCGCCGCCGGCCCCGCGGGCGGCCAGCCAGCGTCCGGCGGCGGCCCACACCTCCCCCGGGCCGGGCGGCTCGGGCGCGAGGGCCAGTCCGTGCCGGACGCCCGCGACGGAGGTGAAAGCCACGGCGGTCGCGGCCGCCGCGTGGACCGCCTCCGCGAGGTTGGCGAGAAAGGACTCGACGGTGCCGGAGGTGTCGGCGACCTGCTCGGCGAGGAGCTCCAGCCGCACGATCTCGCGGGCCTCGGCCGCTGCCGCGCCGGCCAGCTCGCCGGGCCCGGTGAGGTCCCCGGGCAGCCCGGTGTCGACCAGGTAGGTGGTGATGCCGCTGCCCCGCAGCAGCCGGCGGCCCGATTCCAGTACGCCGAGTTCACGACGCCGGGCGAGATAACGGGCGGGCGGGGCGTGCGGTTCCAGGCCGAGGAGCGGGGGGCACCAGCGGCGTACCGCGAAGCCGGTCTGCGTGTCGAAGAGCGTCGTGCCCGGCGCGGGCGGGCCCTCGGTGCGGGCCAGCTGGGCCTCGAAGGTGCCGAGGCCCAGCTCCGTTCTCAGGACGCCGTGGCAGTACTGGTCCACCAAGGACGGCGTTTCGAGCATCCGGACTCCCCGGGAGATGGACCACGTCGCTTCCACGGGTCCTAACGGGTGAACCGGGTGTCAGGTGTTGGCGTGCGGGAGGATCAGCCGTTCTTCGGTCCGCCGACCTGGATGCCCGCCATCCGCGTCCACTCGTACGGGCCCGTGCGCACCTTGGCCGCGAACTCGCCGTCGAAGGACTCGTGGGCGGTGATCCCGGCCTTGTGCACGGCCTGCTCGGCCACCGCGACGGAGGGGGCCACCAGGTCGCCCCAGCCGCCGTCCTCGCCGACGAGCACGATGCGGGCGCCGCGCTCGCCGATGTACGCGATCTGGCCCTCGGCCCCGCCGTGCGCCTTGGAGAACGCGCTGATCCGCTTGGCGAGCCGCGCCGCCCTGCGCTCGGCCCTGGCGGCCCGCCTGGCGTCGGCCGCCTCGTCAACCTGCTTGGTGTCTGCCATGGCCAGGATGCTACCGACGGGTAGATCGAACGGCGACGGCCGGGGTGCGTGGCCTTGGCCACGCACCCCGGCCGTCGGGCCGCGAGATGAGACGTCAGCGCAGGAAGGGGTCCACCGCGACCGCCACGAACAGCAGCGACACATAGGTGATGGACCAGTGGAAGAGCCGCATCTCCTTGAGCTTGCCGCCGGTGACCTCGGCCTTCGCCCGGTTCTGGAGTCCGTGCGCCTCCCACAGCCACCAGCCGCCGGCCGCCAGGGCCACCGCGGTGTAGAACCAGCCGGTGTAGCCCAGCGGCTGAAGGAGCAGCGAGACGCCGACCATCACCCAGCTGTAGAGGACGATCTGCCGGGCGACGGTCTTGTTGGAGGCGACGACCGGCAGCATCGGCACGCCCACGCGCGCGTAGTCGTCCTTGACCTTCATCGACAGCGGCCAGTAGTGCGGGGGCGTCCAGAAGAACATCACCAGGAAGAGGACGACCGGGGCCCAGGAGAGGGAGTCCGTGACCGAGGACCAGCCGATCAGCACCGGCATGCAGCCGGCGATGCCGCCCCACACGATGTTCTGCGAGGTGCGGCGCTTGAGGATCATCGTGTAGACGACCACGTAGAAGAGGAGCGCGCCGAGGGCGAGCCAGGCCGACAGCCAGTTGACGGTCAGCCCGAACAGCAGGGTCGAACCCACCGCGAGGGTGATGCCGAAGGCGAGGCATTCACGCGGGCTGACCATGCCGGTGACCAGCGGCCGCTGCGAGGTGCGGTCCATCAGCGCGTCGATGTCGCGGTCGATGTACATGTTCAGGGCGTTCGCGCCGCCCGCGGACAGATAGCCGCCCAGGCAGGTCAGGAGGACGAGACCGAGGTCCGGAACGCCCTGCTGCGCCAGGAACATCACCGGGACGGTGGTGATCAGCAGCAGTTCGATGATCCGCGGCTTGGTCAGCGCCACGAACGCCTTGACCCGGGCCCCGACCGGCCGCCGGCTCGGGCTCCGGCTCGTCCCGACGATCCCCACTGGACGGGATTCAACGGCCGTCACGCACACCCCTGACAGAGACTCCCAGCAAGCCCGGGGGTGTGAACTCCCCGTAAAGGCTCGCGCGTACCACGCCACTGTAGACGTTGCCCATACCCCGTTATCCGCCGGGGTGGGGTCGTGTTGGAGGACGCGTCGGTAGAGCTGGCGAGCACTCTGTTGAGCACTCGTACGAGCGGCTCCGTATTCACTTGCTGAACAGGGAACACACCGGTCGGGAGGCGGATCGCGAAGCTACCCGGCAGTCTGTAATGACTCGAAAAAATGCGCGTTCGCACGGGGGTAGGCTCGACCACGTCCGGTGGGCGCCGCGTGCACCGGCATTCGACATGCGTGACATGTGGAGAGGAGCCCTGACCCAGGGTGAGCACCAAGCCGACCACCACAGACCTCGAGTGGACCGAGCTGGACCAGCGGGCCGTGGACACCGCCCGCGTCCTGGCCGCCGACGCCGTACAGAAGGTCGGCAACGGCCATCCCGGTACGGCGATGAGCCTCGCGCCGGCCGCGTACACCCTCTTCCAGAAGGTGATGCGGCACGACCCGGCGGACGCCGACTGGGTGGGCCGGGACCGCTTCGTGCTGTCCGCGGGACACTCGTCCCTGACGCTCTACACCCAGCTGTACCTGGCCGGCTTCGGCCTGGAGCTGGATGACCTGAAGTCGTTCCGCACCTGGGGCTCGAAGACCCCGGGGCACCCGGAGTACGGCCACACCACGGGCGTGGAGACGACGACCGGCCCGCTGGGCCAGGGTGTCGCCAACGCGGTGGGCATGGCCATGGCCGCCCGCTACGAGCGCGGTCTGTTCGACCCGGACGCCCCGCAGGGCGAGTCGCCGTTCGACCACTTCGTCTACGCGATCGCCGGCGACGGCTGCCTCCAGGAGGGCATCTCCGCGGAGGCGTCCTCGATGGCCGGCCACCAGAAGCTCGGCAACCTGATCCTGCTGTGGGACGACAACCACATCTCGATCGAGGGCGACACCGAGACGGCCGTCTCCGAGGACACCGTCAAGCGCTACGAGGCGTACGGCTGGCACGTGCAGCGCGTCGCCCCGAAGCCGGACGGCGACCTCGACCCGCACGCCCTGTACGACGCCATCGAGGCCGCGAAGGCGGTGACGGACAGGCCGTCCTTCATCGCGATGCGCTCGATCATCGCCTGGCCCGCGCCGAACGCGCAGAACACCGAGGCCGCGCACGGCTCGGCGCTCGGCGACGACGAGGTCGCGGCCACCAAGCGCGTCCTGGGCTTCGACCCGGACAAGACGTTCGACGTCGCCGGCGACGTCATCGCGCACACCCGGGGCGCCCTGGAGCGCGGCCAGGCGGCCCGCACCGTGTGGGAGAAGTCCTTCCAGCAGTGGCGCGACAACAACCCCGACCGCGCCGCCGAGTACGACCGCATCGCCGCGGGCGAGCTGCCGGCCGGCTGGGAGGAGAAGCTCCCGGTCTTCGAGCCCGGCAAGGGCGTCGCCACCCGCGCCGCGTCCGGCAAGGTGCTCCAGGCGCTCGGCGCGGTCATCCCCGAGCTGTGGGGCGGCTCCGCCGACCTCGCCGGCTCCAACAACACGACGATCGACAAGACGTCGTCGTTCCTGCCCGAGGGCAACCCGCTG encodes:
- a CDS encoding COX15/CtaA family protein, whose translation is MTRADAVAAVRNPLSFIAARWTPAPRTVRRAALFALVMSVVIVVTGGAVRLTGSGLGCPTWPKCTDDSLTATSAMGFHGAVEFGNRMLTYVLCAAVGWAIIAARSQKPYRRSLTRLGWAQFWLVMSNAVLGGIVVLVGLNPYTVAAHFLAASALIAVATVMWRRSSEGDAEPRALVGRPVRQLVWFLVLAAGLLIAVGTVVTGAGPHAGDSSEVARMPLDWETVAKLHAVLAWIVVTLTFALWFILKAVDAPKSPLDRTRDLFLVLLSQGVIGYVQYFTDLPEILVGLHMLGSCLVWIAVLRVPLALRERSATPVDLPGPSAQATVGTRA
- a CDS encoding amidohydrolase family protein, whose amino-acid sequence is MLETPSLVDQYCHGVLRTELGLGTFEAQLARTEGPPAPGTTLFDTQTGFAVRRWCPPLLGLEPHAPPARYLARRRELGVLESGRRLLRGSGITTYLVDTGLPGDLTGPGELAGAAAAEAREIVRLELLAEQVADTSGTVESFLANLAEAVHAAAATAVAFTSVAGVRHGLALAPEPPGPGEVWAAAGRWLAARGAGGELSDPVLLRHLLWMAVASELPLQLHAGLGAPGARIDRTDPALLTDFVRATAGLGTDLVLLHGYPYHRHAAHLAGVFPHVYADSGAALVRTGARAATVLAEILELAPFGKILFSSGAHGLPELHVVGAMLFREALARVLGAWVAEGAWSPGDAQRVAGLIAAGNAHRVYRLG
- a CDS encoding heme o synthase; this encodes MCVTAVESRPVGIVGTSRSPSRRPVGARVKAFVALTKPRIIELLLITTVPVMFLAQQGVPDLGLVLLTCLGGYLSAGGANALNMYIDRDIDALMDRTSQRPLVTGMVSPRECLAFGITLAVGSTLLFGLTVNWLSAWLALGALLFYVVVYTMILKRRTSQNIVWGGIAGCMPVLIGWSSVTDSLSWAPVVLFLVMFFWTPPHYWPLSMKVKDDYARVGVPMLPVVASNKTVARQIVLYSWVMVGVSLLLQPLGYTGWFYTAVALAAGGWWLWEAHGLQNRAKAEVTGGKLKEMRLFHWSITYVSLLFVAVAVDPFLR
- the tkt gene encoding transketolase — its product is MSTKPTTTDLEWTELDQRAVDTARVLAADAVQKVGNGHPGTAMSLAPAAYTLFQKVMRHDPADADWVGRDRFVLSAGHSSLTLYTQLYLAGFGLELDDLKSFRTWGSKTPGHPEYGHTTGVETTTGPLGQGVANAVGMAMAARYERGLFDPDAPQGESPFDHFVYAIAGDGCLQEGISAEASSMAGHQKLGNLILLWDDNHISIEGDTETAVSEDTVKRYEAYGWHVQRVAPKPDGDLDPHALYDAIEAAKAVTDRPSFIAMRSIIAWPAPNAQNTEAAHGSALGDDEVAATKRVLGFDPDKTFDVAGDVIAHTRGALERGQAARTVWEKSFQQWRDNNPDRAAEYDRIAAGELPAGWEEKLPVFEPGKGVATRAASGKVLQALGAVIPELWGGSADLAGSNNTTIDKTSSFLPEGNPLPEASPYGRTVHFGIREHSMAAEMNGIALHGNTRIYGGTFLVFSDYMRNAVRLSALMHVPVTYVWTHDSIGLGEDGPTHQPVEHLASLRAIPGLNVVRPADANETAIAWREILRRWTKVFGKGAPHGLVLTRQGVPTYEPNEGAAKGGYVLFEASTGTPEVILLATGSEVHVAVGAREALEADGVPTRVVSMPSVEWFEEQDQGYRDSVLPPSVRARVAVEAGIGLTWHKYVGDAGRIVSLEHFGASADGKVLFQEYGFTAENVAAKARESLAAAQR